In a genomic window of Vigna angularis cultivar LongXiaoDou No.4 chromosome 6, ASM1680809v1, whole genome shotgun sequence:
- the LOC108341913 gene encoding fasciclin-like arabinogalactan protein 1 — translation MHHHLRPAMLPVLAAAFLLLATLSQAHNITRILAQHPEFSTFNHYLTLTHLAPEINGRTTITVCAVDNSAMDDLLSKHPSIYTVKNILSLHVLLDYFGAKKLHQITNGTALAATMYQATGTAPGSAGFVNITDLHGGKVAFGAENNDGTLTSTFVKSVEEIPYNISVIQISKILPSAAAEAPAPAPAQQNLTSIMSKHGCKVFADTLSNFSDALSTFNDNLDGGLTVFCPLDDAFKAFLPKFKNLTASGKLALLEFHGVPVYQSLATLKSNNGLQNTLATDGANKFDFTVQNDGEDVTLKTRLTTAKITDTIIDEQPLAVFAISKVLLPKELFKGEALAPAPAPEPSAADAPAPAKKGKKKKKAADAPAADANSDAPADSPGDAADDTADDSNGAVSGGSYGNVVVALGLVLGLSLVL, via the coding sequence ATGCACCATCACCTCCGTCCGGCCATGCTGCCGGTTCTCGCGGCGGCGTTCCTCCTCCTCGCCACCCTTTCCCAAGCGCACAACATCACGCGCATTCTCGCCCAGCACCCGGAGTTCTCCACCTTCAACCACTACCTCACCCTCACGCACCTCGCCCCCGAAATCAACGGAAGAACCACCATCACCGTCTGCGCCGTCGACAACTCCGCCATGGACGACCTCCTCTCCAAGCACCCCTCCATCTACACCGTCAAAAACATCCTCTccctccacgtcctcctcgaCTACTTCGGCGCCAAGAAGCTCCACCAGATCACGAACGGCACAGCGCTAGCTGCCACAATGTACCAGGCCACCGGCACCGCCCCGGGCTCAGCCGGCTTCGTCAACATCACCGACCTCCACGGCGGTAAGGTCGCATTCGGCGCCGAAAACAACGACGGAACCCTGACCTCCACCTTCGTGAAATCCGTGGAAGAAATCCCTTACAACATCTCCGTTATCCAGATCAGCAAAATTCTACCCTCGGCTGCAGCGGAAGCCCCTGCACCTGCGCCGGCGCAGCAAAACCTCACCAGCATTATGTCCAAACACGGTTGCAAAGTCTTTGCCGACACTCTTTCTAACTTTAGCGACGCACTTTCCACCTTCAACGACAACCTCGACGGTGGATTAACTGTTTTCTGCCCCCTCGACGACGCCTTCAAAGCGTTCCTCCCCAAATTCAAAAACCTAACCGCTTCTGGCAAACTCGCGCTTCTCGAATTCCATGGCGTGCCGGTGTACCAATCCCTTGCTACGCTGAAATCGAACAATGGACTTCAGAACACCTTGGCCACCGACGGAGCTAACAAATTCGATTTCACAGTACAAAACGACGGCGAAGATGTCACTCTCAAGACGAGGCTCACCACGGCGAAGATCACCGACACCATAATCGATGAACAGCCTCTCGCGGTTTTCGCCATCAGTAAGGTGCTTCTCCCTAAGGAGTTATTCAAGGGTGAGGCGCTTGCTCCGGCGCCTGCGCCGGAGCCTTCTGCTGCCGACGCTCCTGCGCCAgcgaagaaggggaagaagaagaagaaggctgCTGATGCACCTGCTGCGGATGCGAATTCCGACGCGCCGGCGGATTCACCCGGGGACGCCGCCGATGACACCGCTGACGACAGTAACGGCGCCGTTAGCGGCGGGAGTTATGGTAATGTTGTTGTTGCCTTGGGTTTGGTTTTGGGGTTATCGTTAGTGCTGTGA